The following proteins come from a genomic window of Bactrocera tryoni isolate S06 chromosome 1, CSIRO_BtryS06_freeze2, whole genome shotgun sequence:
- the LOC120782264 gene encoding esterase B1-like isoform X1 encodes MHSNVGFLDKLRWRLNVLGNRYAQYRLTTNETAVVETEYGKVKGVKRRTIYEVPYYSFEGIPFAKPPVDELRFKAPERPEPWDGVLDCLSPKDRAVQLHLITNNAEGSEDCLYLNVYAKNLKPDKPQPVLVWIHGGGFVVGEANRDWFGPDYFMEKDVVLVTVQYRLGVFGFLTLTSPELNIPGNAGLKDQVLALKWVKNNIANFGGDPNCITVFGESAGAAATHYLCITEQTRGLFHRAILMSGAAIASWAHNGQERHAYPLAKLAGFKGEQDEQQVLEYLKKCKATDLAQLEQKVLTTVELQRKIMFPFAPCIEPYDTPDCVISKSPRDLMRTAWSNSMPILAGHTSAEGLLMLPIIKAMPICLNELETCRSFVPYEVVDAVDIEENAAKLKKMHADSAELTADEYMDINAYWLFYFPLHRVLLSRLTNATSAPTYLYRFDYDSEILSYPYRIWRFGRGVKGVSHGDELAYLFSHAMANTLSKESPEYRTIQRMIGIWTQFAATGNPNDKEVLGMESLSWDPIRTPEPAYKCLNISEELKVINWPEMEKVKVWGSTFDRKKDLLF; translated from the exons ATGCATTCAAATGTCGGTTTTTTAGATAAACTACGTTGGCGCTTAAA CGTACTTGGAAATAGATATGCTCAATACCGTTTAACCACCAACGAGACCGCTGTGGTTGAAACCGAGTATGGCAAAGTGAAAGGTGTTAAGCGAAGAACAATCTACGAAGTGCCATATTATAGCTTCGAGGGGATTCCCTTCGCTAAGCCACCAGTAGATGAGCTACGTTTCAAAGCGCCTGAGCGACCTGAGCCATGGGATGGTGTACTAGATTGTCTGAGCCCAAAAGACAGAGCCGTGCAACTGcatttaataacaaataatgcGGAGGGTTCGGAGGATTGTCTGTACTTGAATGTGTATGCGAAGAAT TTAAAACCAGATAAGCCACAGCCCGTTTTGGTTTGGATACACGGTGGTGGCTTTGTTGTGGGCGAAGCGAATCGTGACTGGTTTGGACCAGACTATTTCATGGAGAAAGATGTAGTTTTGGTGACAGTGCAATATCGGTTGGGTGTTTTCG GTTTTCTTACACTCACCTCGCCGGAATTGAATATACCTGGTAATGCCGGTTTGAAAGATCAAGTGTTAGCACTAAAGTGGGTTAAAAATAATATAGCCAACTTTGGTGGCGATCCAAATTGTATAACTGTATTCGGCGAAAGTGCTGGTGCTGCCGCGACGCATTATCTCTGCATTACGGAACAAACCAGAGGTCTATTTCATCGCGCAATTTTAATGTCTGGCGCTGCCATTGCTTCTTGGGCGCACAATGGTCAGGAGCGGCACGCTTATCCACTTGCCAAGCTAGCCGGATTTAAGGGGGAACAAGATGAACAACAAGTCCTAGAATATCTGAAAAAATGCAAAGCGACCGATCTGGCACAGTTGGAGCAGAAAGTGCTGACCACAGTTGAGTTACAACGAAAAATAATGTTTCCTTTTGCACCCTGTATAGAGCCATACGATACGCCGGATTGTGTAATATCAAAAAGTCCACGTGACCTTATGAGAACAGCATGGAGTAATTCAATGCCCATACTGGCGGGTCATACTTCAGCGGAGGGTTTATTAATGCTGCCAA TTATTAAGGCAATGCCAATTTGTCTGAATGAATTGGAAACTTGTCGTAGCTTCGTACCATATGAAGTAGTGGATGCTGTGGATATCGAGGAAAATGCTGCCAAGCTGAAAAAAATGCATGCCGACAGTGCTGAGCTTACAGCTGACGaatatatggat ATCAACGCTTATTGGCTCTTCTACTTTCCTCTTCATCGTGTTCTGCTCTCGCGTTTGACTAATGCCACGTCTGCTCCCACATATCTGTACCGCTTCGACTACGACTCGGAAATATTATCATACCCCTATCGCATTTGGCGGTTTGGTCGCGGCGTGAAAGGTGTATCTCATGGCGATGAACTAGCTTATCTCTTCTCACATGCAATGGCAAATACACTTTCTAAGGAGAGCCCTGAATATCGCACAATACAACGCATGATTGGAATTTGGACGCAATTTGCGGCAACTGGTAACCCAAATGATAAAGAGGTTCTTGGTATGGAATCACTTTCATGGGACCCCATCCGTACACCTGAGCCTGCTTACAAGTGTTTGAATATTAGTGAGGAGCTGAAAGTAATAAATTGGCCAGAAATGGAAAAGGTTAAGGTGTGGGGGTCTACTTTCGATAGAAAGAAGGACTTATTGTTCTAA
- the LOC120782264 gene encoding esterase B1-like isoform X2: MLNLDHGFQYSICAVVLGNRYAQYRLTTNETAVVETEYGKVKGVKRRTIYEVPYYSFEGIPFAKPPVDELRFKAPERPEPWDGVLDCLSPKDRAVQLHLITNNAEGSEDCLYLNVYAKNLKPDKPQPVLVWIHGGGFVVGEANRDWFGPDYFMEKDVVLVTVQYRLGVFGFLTLTSPELNIPGNAGLKDQVLALKWVKNNIANFGGDPNCITVFGESAGAAATHYLCITEQTRGLFHRAILMSGAAIASWAHNGQERHAYPLAKLAGFKGEQDEQQVLEYLKKCKATDLAQLEQKVLTTVELQRKIMFPFAPCIEPYDTPDCVISKSPRDLMRTAWSNSMPILAGHTSAEGLLMLPIIKAMPICLNELETCRSFVPYEVVDAVDIEENAAKLKKMHADSAELTADEYMDINAYWLFYFPLHRVLLSRLTNATSAPTYLYRFDYDSEILSYPYRIWRFGRGVKGVSHGDELAYLFSHAMANTLSKESPEYRTIQRMIGIWTQFAATGNPNDKEVLGMESLSWDPIRTPEPAYKCLNISEELKVINWPEMEKVKVWGSTFDRKKDLLF, translated from the exons ATGCTGAACTTAGATCACGGGTTTCAATATTCAATTTGCGCTGT CGTACTTGGAAATAGATATGCTCAATACCGTTTAACCACCAACGAGACCGCTGTGGTTGAAACCGAGTATGGCAAAGTGAAAGGTGTTAAGCGAAGAACAATCTACGAAGTGCCATATTATAGCTTCGAGGGGATTCCCTTCGCTAAGCCACCAGTAGATGAGCTACGTTTCAAAGCGCCTGAGCGACCTGAGCCATGGGATGGTGTACTAGATTGTCTGAGCCCAAAAGACAGAGCCGTGCAACTGcatttaataacaaataatgcGGAGGGTTCGGAGGATTGTCTGTACTTGAATGTGTATGCGAAGAAT TTAAAACCAGATAAGCCACAGCCCGTTTTGGTTTGGATACACGGTGGTGGCTTTGTTGTGGGCGAAGCGAATCGTGACTGGTTTGGACCAGACTATTTCATGGAGAAAGATGTAGTTTTGGTGACAGTGCAATATCGGTTGGGTGTTTTCG GTTTTCTTACACTCACCTCGCCGGAATTGAATATACCTGGTAATGCCGGTTTGAAAGATCAAGTGTTAGCACTAAAGTGGGTTAAAAATAATATAGCCAACTTTGGTGGCGATCCAAATTGTATAACTGTATTCGGCGAAAGTGCTGGTGCTGCCGCGACGCATTATCTCTGCATTACGGAACAAACCAGAGGTCTATTTCATCGCGCAATTTTAATGTCTGGCGCTGCCATTGCTTCTTGGGCGCACAATGGTCAGGAGCGGCACGCTTATCCACTTGCCAAGCTAGCCGGATTTAAGGGGGAACAAGATGAACAACAAGTCCTAGAATATCTGAAAAAATGCAAAGCGACCGATCTGGCACAGTTGGAGCAGAAAGTGCTGACCACAGTTGAGTTACAACGAAAAATAATGTTTCCTTTTGCACCCTGTATAGAGCCATACGATACGCCGGATTGTGTAATATCAAAAAGTCCACGTGACCTTATGAGAACAGCATGGAGTAATTCAATGCCCATACTGGCGGGTCATACTTCAGCGGAGGGTTTATTAATGCTGCCAA TTATTAAGGCAATGCCAATTTGTCTGAATGAATTGGAAACTTGTCGTAGCTTCGTACCATATGAAGTAGTGGATGCTGTGGATATCGAGGAAAATGCTGCCAAGCTGAAAAAAATGCATGCCGACAGTGCTGAGCTTACAGCTGACGaatatatggat ATCAACGCTTATTGGCTCTTCTACTTTCCTCTTCATCGTGTTCTGCTCTCGCGTTTGACTAATGCCACGTCTGCTCCCACATATCTGTACCGCTTCGACTACGACTCGGAAATATTATCATACCCCTATCGCATTTGGCGGTTTGGTCGCGGCGTGAAAGGTGTATCTCATGGCGATGAACTAGCTTATCTCTTCTCACATGCAATGGCAAATACACTTTCTAAGGAGAGCCCTGAATATCGCACAATACAACGCATGATTGGAATTTGGACGCAATTTGCGGCAACTGGTAACCCAAATGATAAAGAGGTTCTTGGTATGGAATCACTTTCATGGGACCCCATCCGTACACCTGAGCCTGCTTACAAGTGTTTGAATATTAGTGAGGAGCTGAAAGTAATAAATTGGCCAGAAATGGAAAAGGTTAAGGTGTGGGGGTCTACTTTCGATAGAAAGAAGGACTTATTGTTCTAA